A single genomic interval of Psychroserpens sp. NJDZ02 harbors:
- a CDS encoding C40 family peptidase produces MKKIILTSTLLLFCLINYAQSHYFEGVVIDDQLSTPIKGAIVTIKDTKHIEASDDEGKFVFNQKLPEGSLTVLVEKEGFTTNIFFIDVSPGSKILAKEIKLEPNKKELYSRKVANREIEKQRRVAEKQEAERIAAIEKELKEKDKLYAKEIKRLAKNKRKGKVDEDTVVVTYNEPQSTTTTPEEDTYIITEVQKKYGKILGVDPADLTNIELYNLIEDWDNVPYLYGGNTKNGIDCSSFTQFIASSLLKFRLERTALQQYESKSVDTFKNRGQIFEGDLLFFTGVGEDNDKLNHVGMYLHNNMFVHSTSNRDKDGKGGVQISNLNDDYWTRKFLSAGRIIEDN; encoded by the coding sequence ATGAAAAAAATAATTTTAACATCTACACTCTTACTTTTTTGCTTAATTAATTATGCCCAAAGCCATTACTTTGAAGGTGTGGTAATAGACGATCAATTATCTACACCGATTAAAGGTGCGATTGTTACTATAAAAGACACAAAGCACATAGAAGCATCTGATGACGAAGGTAAGTTTGTATTTAATCAGAAACTACCTGAAGGCTCTTTAACTGTATTGGTTGAAAAGGAAGGTTTTACAACTAACATTTTCTTTATAGACGTTTCTCCAGGATCAAAAATTCTAGCAAAAGAAATTAAACTAGAGCCAAATAAAAAAGAACTTTATAGCCGAAAAGTAGCTAATAGAGAAATTGAAAAGCAAAGACGAGTAGCTGAAAAACAAGAAGCTGAACGAATTGCTGCTATCGAAAAAGAGTTAAAGGAAAAAGACAAACTGTACGCTAAAGAAATTAAACGATTAGCGAAAAACAAAAGAAAAGGAAAAGTAGATGAAGACACCGTTGTAGTTACTTATAATGAACCTCAATCTACAACTACTACTCCTGAAGAAGACACATATATTATTACCGAAGTCCAAAAAAAATACGGAAAAATCCTAGGTGTAGATCCAGCAGACTTAACTAATATCGAACTTTACAACCTAATTGAAGACTGGGACAATGTGCCATATTTGTATGGTGGAAACACAAAAAACGGTATTGACTGCTCTTCTTTTACACAATTTATAGCATCTTCGTTACTTAAATTTAGACTAGAACGTACCGCTCTTCAACAATATGAATCGAAATCTGTAGATACATTTAAAAACAGAGGACAAATATTTGAAGGAGATCTACTGTTTTTCACTGGAGTTGGAGAGGATAATGATAAACTAAATCACGTTGGAATGTACCTACACAACAATATGTTTGTACACTCCACAAGTAACAGAGATAAAGATGGAAAAGGAGGAGTTCAAATCAGTAATTTAAACGATGATTATTGGACAAGAAAATTTTTATCTGCAGGACGCATCATTGAAGATAATTAA
- a CDS encoding GPW/gp25 family protein encodes MNNTYYKLPINAEALIKSKNHSTCDLSTSIANNIHLIATSYFGECTFDDSYGCSIWNIDFDNLKSTNKLKSLIEESLFDSLKIHEKRLTNVSITVKIKQEELNPNGQNNRIKKRVDIRIKGKIKKIDENFSYVEYFFIGPLSY; translated from the coding sequence ATGAATAATACGTATTATAAATTACCTATAAACGCTGAGGCGTTGATAAAAAGTAAAAATCATTCGACTTGTGATTTGTCAACCTCAATAGCTAACAATATCCATTTGATAGCGACGTCTTATTTTGGAGAATGTACTTTTGATGATTCTTATGGTTGTTCCATATGGAATATTGATTTTGACAATCTAAAAAGCACCAATAAATTAAAATCTCTAATTGAAGAATCTCTATTTGATTCTCTAAAAATACACGAAAAAAGATTAACAAATGTATCAATTACTGTTAAAATTAAACAAGAAGAATTAAACCCTAACGGACAAAATAATAGAATTAAAAAGAGAGTCGATATTCGTATTAAAGGTAAGATTAAAAAAATTGATGAAAATTTTTCTTACGTCGAGTATTTTTTTATCGGACCATTATCATATTAA
- a CDS encoding type VI secretion system baseplate subunit TssF, with protein MNNTKEQIKNRMLKKAAKLWGVPSNEIEMSFDPLVALLISACASEIEKISGEINESQTRITEKIIQLMTPETIYGPKPAHGVMSSFPIDDRAVVLPETLFYYKKKITQKKTTQNFKNLYFTPVASSTLIKANISYVAVDKSMKEIVGKNDFENLLQGSANAALPNSTLYLGITSELDTLDLSDVSVYFELLDIDDKALFYHHLKFSEWYLDGNKINVESGFINATDSAKLDLDAIFEDAPSKTNNLVHQTCDFYNKHFVRLMDSKQNLTCKTSKFEELDTFISENKIKLDDNVRWVKIVFPRVISNATLANVYGTLNAFPVLNREINSFSYRLKEFISIIPVKTDDLFLDVNSLTNTNGQLYKPQSKDNSYEDKGTYIQRSDNVGKLGYRKAKEYVVYLLELLKDESASFSMFNNDFLQSNLKELNQLIARLEKKVSEITSEVSETTYLSLKPFKVKESLLVEYWTTNGTLANNLKTGSALEIYKGIGIRQKSSILLTPTFGGKDHLSMEERLNAYRRSLLSRDRIVTKEDVKALCYEIYNDKITDIKIRKSYVKDIAINKGLVNCMEIILTPNANSETKEQEWDALNSNLLLFLENHSVSVFPYKIIIS; from the coding sequence ATGAATAACACCAAAGAACAAATAAAAAATAGAATGCTTAAAAAAGCTGCAAAGCTTTGGGGTGTTCCTTCTAATGAAATTGAAATGTCTTTTGATCCATTAGTAGCATTATTAATAAGTGCTTGTGCTTCTGAAATTGAAAAAATCAGTGGTGAAATAAATGAATCACAGACTAGAATTACAGAGAAAATTATTCAATTAATGACACCAGAGACCATATATGGTCCAAAACCAGCGCATGGTGTGATGAGTTCTTTTCCTATTGATGATAGAGCTGTAGTGCTTCCAGAAACTCTTTTTTATTATAAGAAAAAAATCACTCAAAAGAAAACAACACAAAATTTCAAGAATTTATATTTTACGCCAGTAGCGTCATCTACATTGATAAAAGCTAATATTAGTTATGTGGCTGTGGATAAAAGTATGAAGGAGATTGTTGGTAAAAATGATTTTGAAAATTTATTACAAGGGTCTGCTAATGCGGCTTTACCAAATTCAACGCTTTACCTTGGGATTACTAGTGAGTTGGATACATTAGATTTAAGTGATGTTTCAGTCTATTTCGAGCTTTTGGATATTGATGATAAAGCTTTATTTTATCATCATTTGAAATTTTCAGAATGGTATTTAGACGGAAATAAAATTAATGTAGAATCTGGTTTTATAAATGCAACAGATAGCGCTAAATTGGATTTAGATGCTATTTTTGAAGATGCTCCAAGTAAAACTAATAATTTAGTGCATCAGACTTGTGATTTTTATAATAAGCATTTTGTTAGACTAATGGATTCTAAACAAAATTTGACTTGTAAAACGTCAAAATTTGAAGAGTTAGATACTTTTATATCAGAGAATAAGATTAAATTAGACGATAATGTACGATGGGTAAAAATTGTGTTTCCTCGTGTTATTTCTAATGCTACATTAGCAAATGTTTATGGGACTTTAAATGCATTTCCCGTTTTAAATAGAGAGATAAATAGTTTTTCTTATAGACTAAAGGAGTTTATAAGTATAATACCCGTAAAAACGGACGATTTGTTTTTGGATGTAAATAGCCTAACCAATACAAATGGGCAATTGTATAAACCTCAAAGTAAAGATAACTCGTATGAGGATAAAGGAACTTATATACAAAGGTCAGACAATGTAGGTAAATTGGGGTATAGGAAAGCTAAAGAATATGTAGTATATTTATTGGAGTTATTAAAAGATGAGAGTGCATCCTTCTCTATGTTTAATAACGATTTCCTGCAATCTAACCTTAAAGAATTAAATCAATTAATAGCGCGTTTGGAAAAGAAAGTTTCCGAAATTACTAGTGAGGTTTCTGAAACAACTTATTTAAGCTTAAAACCTTTTAAAGTTAAGGAGTCTCTTTTAGTAGAGTATTGGACAACAAATGGGACGCTAGCAAATAATTTAAAAACGGGAAGTGCTTTAGAGATATATAAGGGTATTGGAATACGACAGAAAAGTAGTATCTTACTTACGCCTACATTTGGAGGTAAGGATCATTTATCTATGGAAGAAAGACTTAATGCCTATAGACGATCGTTGTTGTCTAGAGATAGGATAGTGACAAAAGAAGATGTAAAAGCACTATGTTACGAAATTTATAATGATAAAATAACAGACATTAAAATAAGAAAAAGCTACGTGAAAGATATCGCAATTAATAAAGGTTTAGTAAATTGCATGGAGATCATATTAACGCCCAATGCAAATTCTGAAACAAAAGAACAAGAATGGGACGCTTTAAATAGTAATTTATTATTATTTTTGGAAAATCATTCGGTTAGCGTTTTTCCATATAAAATAATAATTTCATAA
- a CDS encoding PKD domain-containing protein: MAEKNITHYHMDKMVRYLFVFVFLISATVLGFHIKNSSGCNTVLFDTDAKDYAVGEAILFNDLTIDADKWQWSFGDNTSSFQKDPAHYFEKPGAYDVELIVNGSCVGMQTVEIKEAIKVLDSTKFPVFDIPESVRVGDVLKLKDETNNASTWEWRFGETPKIDDKNRTAEYVYTEPGLYTVKLIVNGDVEYMTKKKINVLEPLVKESIIEKRKKRRKNIKDWKVKEFPIGYTGKEDGEEEDEDITPKKITAPPITDKVFSRMIMQVSEGAKTAIDFKVYFCGDINKTVIVNRSTMSFAVFCQKIANRNIKIKSLEVDKQKGTNCIENVSLTYRRTIF, from the coding sequence ATGGCAGAGAAGAATATTACACATTATCACATGGATAAAATGGTACGATACCTATTTGTCTTTGTATTTTTGATTTCAGCAACGGTTTTAGGTTTTCATATTAAAAATAGTTCGGGCTGCAATACCGTATTATTTGATACGGATGCAAAAGATTATGCAGTAGGAGAAGCTATTCTGTTTAATGATTTAACCATCGATGCTGATAAATGGCAATGGTCTTTTGGAGATAATACCTCTTCGTTTCAAAAAGATCCTGCACATTATTTTGAAAAACCTGGAGCATATGATGTAGAATTAATTGTTAATGGTAGTTGTGTAGGTATGCAAACGGTAGAAATTAAAGAGGCTATAAAAGTATTAGATTCTACAAAGTTTCCTGTTTTTGATATTCCTGAATCCGTAAGAGTTGGAGATGTTCTTAAATTAAAAGATGAGACAAATAACGCTAGTACTTGGGAGTGGCGTTTTGGAGAGACACCAAAAATTGATGATAAGAATAGAACTGCCGAATATGTGTATACAGAGCCAGGTTTATATACTGTTAAATTGATAGTAAATGGTGATGTAGAGTACATGACTAAAAAGAAAATAAACGTATTGGAACCGCTGGTTAAAGAGTCAATTATAGAAAAAAGAAAGAAAAGACGTAAAAATATAAAAGATTGGAAAGTTAAGGAATTTCCTATTGGATATACGGGTAAAGAAGATGGTGAAGAAGAAGATGAGGATATAACACCTAAGAAGATAACAGCTCCTCCTATAACGGATAAGGTTTTTTCAAGGATGATAATGCAGGTATCCGAAGGAGCAAAGACAGCTATAGATTTTAAAGTTTATTTTTGTGGAGACATAAATAAAACTGTTATTGTCAATAGAAGTACAATGTCTTTTGCTGTATTTTGTCAAAAAATAGCAAATAGAAATATAAAAATTAAATCACTAGAAGTGGATAAGCAAAAAGGAACGAATTGTATCGAAAATGTTTCTCTAACTTACAGAAGAACTATATTTTAA
- the tssO gene encoding type VI secretion system TssO: MKPKNSKERRNSFLKFILIFILTVGTIVTAVFFDFQIADKENEVLKEQAILVREELKFQAEFANRMERVSLMIDSLTAPGAQVSFDNAEIGSRLSELQSSIPRKDSTANYELYDKIIKTFVKLQKSQNRLIDVREVEEQIKEFEIQLKDCDEEVADLERDLQVALRN; this comes from the coding sequence ATGAAACCTAAAAATAGTAAAGAAAGAAGAAACAGTTTTTTAAAATTTATATTAATTTTTATATTAACTGTTGGGACTATAGTGACTGCTGTGTTTTTTGATTTTCAAATTGCAGATAAGGAAAATGAAGTGTTAAAAGAGCAAGCAATACTGGTTAGAGAGGAACTTAAGTTTCAAGCAGAATTTGCGAATAGAATGGAACGTGTTTCTTTAATGATTGATTCTTTGACTGCTCCTGGAGCGCAAGTCTCTTTTGATAATGCTGAAATAGGAAGTAGGTTGTCAGAGCTTCAAAGTTCGATACCAAGAAAAGATTCTACTGCTAACTATGAATTATATGATAAAATTATTAAAACTTTTGTTAAACTTCAGAAATCTCAAAATAGATTAATCGATGTTAGAGAAGTAGAGGAGCAAATCAAAGAGTTTGAAATACAACTTAAAGACTGTGATGAAGAGGTTGCTGATTTAGAAAGAGATCTTCAGGTTGCATTGCGAAATTAA
- a CDS encoding Crp/Fnr family transcriptional regulator gives MSKCEHCIVRQFNSLKTLTREELVRISACKTSKVIKKGDVIFKEGDALNGIYCIREGVCKLTKLSENGKEQVVKLSVKGGMMGQRSLVSGELSNLTAVAINDMQICFIPKQEILIDLQKNVAFSMDVLKRMAQDLRESDDSIVNMAQKTVKQRLAQTLLYVEKNFATDHEGYLALTLSRDDYASIVGTATESAIRILSQFKKAGLISTKGKQIKIENEFALLRVE, from the coding sequence ATGAGTAAATGTGAACACTGTATTGTCAGGCAATTCAATAGTTTAAAAACCTTAACAAGAGAGGAGTTAGTGCGAATTTCTGCATGTAAGACAAGTAAAGTAATAAAAAAAGGGGACGTCATTTTTAAAGAAGGAGATGCTTTAAATGGTATTTACTGTATTAGAGAAGGGGTTTGTAAATTAACTAAACTTAGCGAAAATGGAAAAGAACAAGTCGTCAAACTATCTGTTAAAGGTGGCATGATGGGACAGCGCTCTTTAGTTAGTGGAGAGCTCTCTAATTTGACTGCTGTGGCTATAAACGATATGCAAATTTGTTTTATTCCAAAACAAGAAATCTTGATTGATTTACAAAAAAACGTCGCCTTCTCTATGGATGTTTTAAAACGAATGGCCCAAGATTTAAGAGAGTCTGACGATAGTATCGTTAATATGGCTCAAAAAACAGTAAAACAACGTTTAGCGCAAACCTTATTATATGTTGAAAAGAATTTTGCAACAGATCATGAAGGTTATCTAGCGTTAACCTTATCTAGAGACGATTACGCAAGTATTGTTGGAACAGCAACAGAAAGTGCTATTAGAATTTTATCCCAGTTTAAAAAAGCTGGTTTAATTAGCACAAAGGGAAAGCAAATTAAAATTGAAAATGAGTTTGCCCTACTTCGGGTAGAATAA
- a CDS encoding heavy metal translocating P-type ATPase, translating into MEIKVCYHCGDNCTDTTILLEEKPFCCQGCKTVYEILSESDLTCYYDMQSSPGAIPKEIEGKYDFLSQDKIIEKLVTFDDGKTQIVTLYIPHIHCSSCIWILENLNKLNPAVTLSQVNFGKKTVRVSYNTASFSLKELVLLLSSVGYEPYISLEDYKTGQENVNRSLIYKLGIAGFAFGNVMFLSFPEYFEVNEFWLEQYKHVFRWIMFAFSLPVVFYAAQDYFVSAYKAIRTRILNIDIPIALGIIVLFVRSTAEIAFDLGSGFFDSLTGLVFFLLLGKFFQQKTYSFLSFERDYKSYFPIAVTKIFNGVEVPVQVYDIEKGDRLLIRNQELIPVDGIFINGNAKIDYSFVTGESETVTKQSGDKLFAGGKQTSGVIEMEAIKSVEQSYLTQLWSNDVFSKNKDDGFTTLTNAISKRFTVAVLSIAFIATTFWLFKDSSKALNVFTAVLIIACPCAIALSAPFTFGNLLRILGKKKFYIKNASVLEQLAHIDTIIFDKTGTITSNKKSDAKYEGLPLSTAEGILLKNTLRGSNHPLSRSLYDILDNNNIVTLDTFEEHLGQGIEASHASGNIKIGSAKFVGYQNENAVLNTAVHISANNNYKGKYTFYNSYRKGLSKLFNTLKKKFDLVILSGDNEGELDNLKKLLPAKTKMLFNQKPDDKLEYIKYHQSEGAKVLMVGDGLNDAGALAQSNVGIAISENVNVFSPACDAILDATKFNQLYQYIKASKSAIKIIKWSFVLSFFYNVIGLYFAVTGQLAPVIAAILMPLSSISIVVFTTVATNWIGRKLK; encoded by the coding sequence ATGGAAATAAAAGTATGTTATCATTGTGGCGATAATTGTACAGATACAACGATCCTTTTAGAGGAGAAACCCTTTTGTTGTCAAGGTTGTAAAACAGTTTATGAAATCTTATCAGAAAGTGATTTAACCTGTTATTATGACATGCAATCCTCTCCGGGAGCTATTCCTAAAGAGATAGAAGGGAAGTATGATTTTTTATCTCAAGACAAAATTATTGAGAAGTTAGTCACGTTTGATGATGGTAAAACTCAGATTGTAACACTTTATATTCCACACATCCATTGTAGTTCTTGTATTTGGATTCTAGAAAATTTAAATAAATTAAATCCTGCGGTCACTCTATCTCAAGTTAATTTTGGTAAAAAAACGGTGCGTGTATCTTATAATACAGCGTCATTTTCGCTTAAGGAATTAGTGTTATTGCTTAGCTCGGTTGGATACGAACCATACATAAGTTTAGAAGATTATAAAACAGGACAAGAAAACGTTAACCGGAGCTTGATTTACAAATTAGGTATTGCAGGTTTTGCTTTTGGAAATGTTATGTTTTTGTCTTTTCCTGAGTATTTTGAGGTGAATGAATTTTGGTTAGAGCAATACAAACACGTGTTTAGATGGATTATGTTTGCTTTTTCTTTACCAGTTGTATTTTATGCTGCTCAAGACTATTTTGTGTCTGCTTATAAAGCTATTAGAACACGAATTTTAAATATAGATATTCCTATAGCTTTAGGTATTATTGTTTTGTTTGTACGAAGTACTGCAGAAATAGCATTTGACTTGGGATCAGGATTTTTTGATAGTTTGACGGGGTTGGTTTTCTTTTTGTTATTAGGAAAGTTTTTTCAACAGAAAACCTATTCGTTTTTATCTTTTGAGCGCGATTACAAATCGTATTTCCCCATTGCTGTTACTAAAATTTTTAATGGAGTAGAAGTGCCTGTTCAAGTTTATGATATCGAAAAAGGAGACCGCTTATTAATCAGAAATCAAGAGTTAATTCCTGTAGATGGTATATTTATTAATGGAAACGCAAAAATAGATTATAGTTTTGTTACTGGAGAATCAGAAACAGTTACTAAGCAATCGGGAGACAAGTTATTTGCAGGAGGGAAGCAAACCTCTGGTGTTATCGAGATGGAAGCAATTAAGTCGGTTGAGCAAAGTTACTTGACACAGTTATGGAGTAATGATGTGTTCAGTAAAAATAAGGATGATGGGTTTACAACGTTAACCAATGCAATTAGTAAACGATTTACTGTAGCGGTTTTAAGTATTGCTTTTATAGCGACTACTTTTTGGTTGTTTAAAGATTCTAGCAAAGCTTTAAATGTTTTTACAGCAGTTTTAATTATTGCTTGTCCTTGCGCGATTGCTTTATCAGCCCCTTTTACGTTCGGTAACTTGTTGCGTATTTTAGGAAAGAAAAAATTCTACATAAAAAACGCGTCTGTTTTAGAACAGTTAGCTCATATTGATACCATTATTTTTGATAAAACAGGAACGATAACATCTAATAAAAAAAGTGATGCAAAGTATGAAGGTTTACCATTGAGTACAGCTGAAGGTATTTTACTTAAAAACACTTTGCGTGGCTCTAATCACCCATTAAGTAGAAGCTTGTATGATATTTTAGACAATAATAATATAGTAACACTAGATACGTTTGAAGAACATTTAGGACAAGGTATAGAAGCGTCTCACGCTTCGGGAAACATTAAAATTGGTTCCGCTAAATTTGTGGGTTATCAAAATGAGAATGCCGTACTAAATACAGCAGTTCACATTAGTGCCAACAATAACTATAAAGGAAAATATACGTTTTATAATAGCTACCGTAAAGGGCTGTCAAAATTGTTTAATACCTTAAAAAAGAAGTTTGATTTAGTTATTTTATCTGGAGATAATGAAGGTGAATTAGATAATTTGAAAAAGCTTTTACCTGCAAAAACTAAAATGTTATTTAATCAAAAGCCGGATGATAAGCTAGAGTATATTAAATACCATCAATCAGAAGGTGCGAAAGTATTGATGGTGGGGGATGGTTTAAATGATGCTGGCGCTTTAGCACAAAGTAATGTGGGAATTGCTATTTCAGAAAACGTTAATGTGTTTTCTCCTGCTTGCGATGCTATTTTGGATGCCACTAAATTTAATCAACTGTACCAGTATATAAAAGCTTCTAAAAGTGCTATTAAGATTATAAAATGGAGTTTTGTGCTCTCTTTTTTCTACAATGTCATTGGCTTATACTTTGCAGTAACAGGACAGTTAGCGCCTGTAATAGCAGCTATTTTGATGCCATTAAGTTCTATTAGTATTGTTGTGTTTACAACAGTAGCAACTAATTGGATTGGACGTAAATTAAAGTAG
- the ccoS gene encoding cbb3-type cytochrome oxidase assembly protein CcoS, protein MSVIYILLTVSIVVAIVFFMAFIIAIRNGQFDDGYTPSVRMLFEDELVKPKESLTKNNKKD, encoded by the coding sequence ATGAGCGTTATATATATTTTACTAACAGTAAGCATTGTTGTCGCAATTGTCTTTTTTATGGCTTTTATAATAGCTATAAGAAACGGGCAGTTTGATGATGGTTATACGCCTTCAGTACGTATGCTTTTTGAAGACGAATTGGTTAAACCCAAAGAATCACTAACTAAGAATAATAAAAAAGACTAA
- the ccoN gene encoding cytochrome-c oxidase, cbb3-type subunit I gives MEMQQFYYDNKIVKKFLYATILWGVVGMIVGLLLAYMFLFPNMTDGISWLSFGRLRPLHTNAVIFAFVGNAIFAGVYYSTQRLLKARMYSDLLSNINFWGWQLIIVGAAITLPLGYSTSKEYAELEWPFDIAIALIWVAFGANLIGTMLKRRQRHLYVAIWFYIATFVTVAVLHIFNSLEIPVSLTGMKSYSVYAGVQDALVQWWYGHNAVAFFLTTPFLGLMYYFVPKAANRPVYSYRLSIVHFWSLIFIYIWAGPHHLLYTALPEWAQNLGVAFSIMLLMPSWGGMINGLLTLRGAWDKVRVDPVLKFMVVAITGYGMATFEGPMLSLKNVNAIAHYTDWIIAHVHVGALAWNGFLTFGMIYYLVPKLFKTKLYSLPLANLHFWIGTLGIIMYALPMYVAGFTQASMWKQFNPDGNLKYGNFLETVTEIMPMYWMRAIGGTLYLTGMLILVFNVIQTIRKGSVVEDELAEAAALQRVSKKRVSGEGWHTWLERKPIRLTIGATIAILIGGVVQIVPTIMVKSNIPTISSVKPYSPLELQGRDIYIREGCVGCHSQMIRPFRSEVERYGEYSKAGEFVYDHPFLWGSKRTGPDLHRIGGKYSDNWHFNHMYDPQSTSSGSIMPSYKWLINNTLYKSDIEDKMKVMVTLGVPYTDEDIANAQTDMLAQGTKIEKNLYTDPDFAEAYEASKKKGGADFVEMRNREIVAVIAYLQRLGTDIKEGKAETTEQN, from the coding sequence ATGGAAATGCAGCAATTTTATTACGATAACAAAATCGTTAAAAAGTTTCTTTACGCTACCATCCTCTGGGGAGTTGTTGGTATGATTGTAGGGCTACTTTTAGCTTATATGTTTTTGTTCCCTAACATGACCGATGGAATCTCATGGCTAAGTTTTGGACGTTTAAGACCTTTACACACCAATGCGGTGATTTTTGCATTTGTGGGTAATGCTATTTTTGCAGGGGTATATTACTCTACGCAACGTCTATTAAAAGCTAGAATGTATAGCGATTTGTTGAGTAATATTAACTTTTGGGGATGGCAATTAATAATTGTTGGTGCTGCTATAACATTACCTTTAGGTTATTCGACATCAAAAGAATATGCCGAATTAGAATGGCCTTTTGATATTGCTATTGCGTTAATTTGGGTGGCTTTTGGAGCGAATTTGATTGGAACAATGCTCAAGCGTCGTCAACGTCATTTATATGTTGCTATTTGGTTTTACATTGCGACATTTGTAACGGTTGCGGTATTACATATTTTTAATAGTTTGGAAATACCGGTTAGTTTAACGGGGATGAAAAGTTATTCTGTTTATGCAGGAGTACAAGATGCTTTAGTACAATGGTGGTATGGACATAATGCAGTAGCGTTTTTCTTAACGACACCATTTTTAGGGTTGATGTATTACTTTGTACCTAAAGCGGCTAACAGACCAGTATATTCTTATAGACTATCTATTGTTCACTTTTGGTCTTTAATCTTTATTTATATTTGGGCTGGACCACACCATTTACTGTATACAGCGTTACCAGAATGGGCTCAAAATTTAGGAGTTGCATTTTCAATTATGTTATTGATGCCGTCTTGGGGAGGGATGATAAACGGATTATTAACACTTCGTGGTGCTTGGGATAAAGTACGTGTTGATCCTGTACTTAAATTTATGGTTGTTGCTATTACGGGGTACGGAATGGCAACGTTTGAAGGACCAATGCTATCACTTAAAAATGTGAATGCGATTGCGCATTATACAGATTGGATTATTGCTCACGTGCATGTTGGTGCTTTAGCGTGGAACGGGTTTTTAACTTTTGGTATGATTTACTATTTAGTTCCAAAATTATTTAAAACAAAATTATATTCTTTACCACTAGCAAACCTTCATTTTTGGATTGGTACTTTAGGTATTATCATGTACGCCTTACCAATGTATGTTGCAGGGTTTACACAAGCTAGTATGTGGAAACAATTTAATCCAGATGGGAATTTAAAATACGGTAACTTCTTAGAAACAGTAACCGAAATTATGCCAATGTATTGGATGCGTGCCATAGGAGGGACTTTATACTTAACAGGAATGTTAATCTTAGTCTTTAACGTGATCCAAACGATAAGAAAAGGAAGTGTTGTTGAAGATGAATTAGCGGAAGCTGCAGCTTTACAACGTGTGTCTAAAAAACGTGTTTCTGGAGAAGGATGGCACACTTGGTTAGAACGTAAACCAATTAGATTAACTATTGGTGCTACTATAGCTATCTTAATTGGAGGTGTTGTACAGATTGTACCAACAATAATGGTAAAATCTAATATACCAACGATTAGTAGTGTTAAACCATATTCTCCTTTAGAGTTACAAGGTCGAGATATTTATATAAGAGAAGGTTGTGTTGGATGTCACTCACAAATGATTAGACCTTTTAGAAGTGAAGTAGAACGTTACGGAGAATACAGTAAAGCAGGAGAGTTTGTTTATGACCATCCATTTTTATGGGGAAGTAAGCGTACAGGTCCAGATTTACATCGTATTGGTGGTAAATATTCTGATAACTGGCACTTTAATCACATGTATGATCCACAAAGTACATCGTCAGGGTCGATAATGCCATCTTATAAATGGTTAATCAATAACACATTATATAAGTCTGATATTGAAGATAAAATGAAAGTGATGGTGACTTTAGGTGTGCCATATACGGACGAAGATATTGCTAATGCGCAGACGGATATGTTAGCACAAGGAACAAAAATAGAGAAGAACCTATATACAGATCCTGATTTTGCAGAAGCTTATGAAGCGAGTAAGAAAAAAGGTGGGGCTGATTTTGTAGAAATGCGTAACAGAGAGATTGTTGCAGTTATTGCTTACCTACAACGTTTAGGAACAGATATAAAAGAAGGTAAAGCAGAAACAACAGAACAAAACTAA
- a CDS encoding CcoQ/FixQ family Cbb3-type cytochrome c oxidase assembly chaperone: MLKFVKNHLDSIAGVEIYPILSLLIFFGFFVALFWWVITAKKDYITEVSNIPLDLDNEFEGESETKS; this comes from the coding sequence ATGTTAAAATTTGTAAAAAATCATTTAGACAGTATTGCAGGTGTAGAGATATACCCAATCCTTTCATTACTTATATTCTTTGGTTTTTTTGTAGCTCTTTTTTGGTGGGTAATTACTGCCAAAAAAGACTACATCACAGAAGTGAGTAATATCCCATTAGATTTGGATAATGAATTCGAAGGAGAAAGCGAAACAAAATCATGA